One genomic region from Candidatus Omnitrophota bacterium encodes:
- the rpe gene encoding ribulose-phosphate 3-epimerase, translating into MQKIMIAPSILSADFSKLGQEIRDVEKAGADWIHVDVMDGHFVPNITIGPVVVKSIRPMTKLPLDVHLMIDNPEKYIESFAKAGSDIITFHAEVEEKPKEIIKLIKYYKKKAGVSIRPKTDLESIKSILPMVDMVLIMTVEPGFAGQEFILDCLPKIEELRKLFKKDIEVDGGINESTAAEVITKGANVIVAGTAVFGSKDYSGAIRGLRGI; encoded by the coding sequence ATGCAGAAAATAATGATAGCTCCCAGCATACTGTCGGCGGATTTTTCCAAACTGGGGCAGGAGATAAGGGATGTTGAGAAGGCCGGAGCCGACTGGATACATGTCGATGTCATGGACGGCCATTTTGTGCCGAACATAACGATAGGTCCGGTAGTCGTGAAGTCGATAAGGCCTATGACGAAGCTGCCTCTCGACGTCCATCTGATGATCGATAATCCCGAAAAGTATATAGAGAGCTTTGCCAAGGCCGGGAGCGATATCATAACGTTCCATGCGGAGGTAGAGGAGAAACCGAAGGAGATAATCAAACTTATCAAATATTACAAAAAGAAGGCCGGCGTTTCGATCAGGCCTAAGACGGACCTTGAGTCCATTAAAAGCATACTACCTATGGTGGACATGGTCCTCATCATGACCGTTGAGCCGGGTTTTGCGGGGCAGGAGTTCATCCTGGATTGCCTGCCTAAGATAGAGGAGCTCCGTAAATTATTCAAGAAAGATATAGAGGTGGACGGCGGGATCAATGAGTCGACCGCCGCCGAGGTTATAACAAAAGGCGCCAATGTCATCGTCGCGGGCACCGCGGTATTCGGGAGCAAGGATTATTCCGGCGCCATTAGAGGACTGAGAGGAATATGA